A stretch of DNA from Salmo trutta chromosome 12, fSalTru1.1, whole genome shotgun sequence:
tgaaagaataaacattttgttttcgaattggtggtttccggatttgaccatattaatgacctaaggctcgaatttctgtgtgtttattatattataattaagtctatgatttgatatttgatagagcagtctgactgagcggtggtaggcagcagcaggctcgtaagcattcattcaaacagcactttcctgcgtttgccagcagctcttcgcaatgcttggagcacagcgctgtttatgacttcaaccctatcaactcccgagattaggctggcaatactatagtgcctataagaacatccaataatcAAAGGTATAGGAAATACAaacggtatagagagaaatagtcctataattcctataatatctacaacctaaaacatcttacctgggaatattgaagactcatgttaaaaggaaccagcagctttcatatgttctcatgttctgagcaaggaacttaaaccttagcttttttacatggcacatattgcacttttactttcttctccaacactgtgtttttgcattatttaaaccaaattgaacatgtttcattatttatttgagactaaatacataaataaaatctattataTTAAGTGCAAATAAAGGTGTttgttcagtattgttgtaattgtcattattacaaatatatataaaaatcagaCGATTcgttatcggctttttttggtcctccaataatcggtatcggcgttgaaaaatcataatcggttgaacTCTAGTCCAGATTCATGTTTTGAAGATACAGGCCGTTGACTTTCCTGAAAGACACAGTCTATTGATACCTGAAAGACAAAGTCTATTGATACCTGAAAGACAAAGTCTATTGATACCTGAAAGACAAAGTCTATTGATACCTGAAAGACAAAGTCTATTGATACCTGGAAGACAAAGTCTATTGATACCTGGAAGACAAAGTCTATTGATACCTGAAAGACAAAGTTCTGTTTGTTGCTACTTGGTTGTCTGCAAAATGTTTCATGTTTTACTTTTAATGACTGTTTAAAACTCTGCATTTATCACATTTaccaactttttcactccggatgCTTTATTCTGATATGGTTCTCCAGGACCttcaccagccgaagctaagtagtaacattaacactaTGCCATTTCATTATAGTCGCTGttctcataatatacaggagaacgatcgccttatggtgaggatagacgtgttgcaagcccagcttcagatgcaATCGTTATGCAAGGGTGATTTAAtagtaggaaaggatgaaacagcgtctgtgccaccagtacagatagtagtataaaccccctcgcacagTCTCCGCACCGGACAATTTTGTCAAGGTTTCTGGAAAGAAATGCTGTAGGGACGCTCAACCgttgtcgctcattcagccgaaaGAAACTTTCAACCgattctccccattaagcagcgagtcagaGTCCGAGCTTTCTCAGGTCTCTCCTTCACCTGTTATGGGATCTGAGCCGccaaagcctcccaccattagctctgacaaattgaaaactctagtcattggcgactccattacccgcaatattagacttaaaaacgaatcatccagcgttTATACACTGTTACCCAGGGGGTAGGGCTACTGAcataaaggctaatctgaagatggtgctggcttaCCGTCAGATTctgagctgttgccataccaggtggtgatgcaaccggtcaggatgctctcgatggtgcagctgtagaaccttttgaggatctggggacccatgccaagtcttttcagtctcctgaggggttaaaggttttgtcgtgccctcttcacgactgtcttggtatgtttggaccttGTTTGAATTTCAAACtcttgacccactccactacagccggGCGATGTAAATGGGGGCTtgttcagcccgccttttcctgtagtccacaatcagctccttaatCTTGttcacgttgaaggagaggttgttgtcctggaaccacactgacagttctctgacctcctccctataggccgtctcatcgttgtcggtgatcaggcctaccactgttgtgtcgtcagcaaacttaatgatggtgttggagttgtgtttggccactcagtcgtgggtgaacaggaaatacaggaggggactaagtacacacccctgaggggccccagtgttaaggatcagcgtggcagacctGTTTAAAGGTGTTGTTCACATTGGCTACCGAAAGCGttatcacagtcatccagaacagctggtgctctcttgcatgcttcagtgttgcctGCCACGAAGCAAGCATGAAaggcattaacctctctgggccagtgggacgcttgcgtcctactcaacagccagtgtaatcccgtggcgcgatattcaaataccttagaaatgctattacttcaatttctcaaacatatgactattttacaccattttaaagacaagactctcgttaatctaaccacactgtccgatttcaaaaaggctttacaacgaaagcaaaacattagattatgtcagcagagtacccagccagaaataatcagacacccatttttcaagctagcatataatgtcacataaacccaaaccacagctaaatgcagcactaacctttgatgatcttcatcagatgacaatcctaggacattatgttacacaatacatgcatgttttgttcaatcaagttcatatttatatcaaaaaaacagctttttacattagcatgtgactagcattcccaccgaacacttccggtgaatttactaaattactcacgataaacgttcacaaaaaacataacaattattttaagaattatagatacagaactcctttatgcactcgctatgtccgattttaaaatagcttttcggtgaaagcacattttgcaatattctgagtagatagcccggccatcacaggctagctattttgacacccaccaagtgtggtactcaccaaactccgatttactattagaaaagtttgattacctttgctgttcttcgtcagaatgcactcccaggacttctacttcaataacaaatgttggtttggttccaaataagccatagttatatccaaatagcggcgttttgttcgtgcgttcaagacactatccgaagggtaaagaagggtgacgtgcccgacgcgtttcgtgacaaagaatttcaaaatattccattaccgtacttcgaagcatgtcaaccgctgtttaaaatcaatttttatgctatttttctcgtaaaaaaaacgataatattccgaccgggagtcgttgttttcgttcaaagagagagaaagtaaacatggtgtcggctcgtgcacgcgcctccagtctcattgtcctcagatcgaccacttaccaaatgcgctaatgtttttcagccatggcctgcaaagccaccattcatcgttctggcgccttctgagagcctatgggagcgttagaaaatgtcacgttatgacACTaacctgttttggttagagatgatcaagaaggccaagaaatagtcagagagagcgcttcctgtttggaatcttctcaggttttggcctgccaaatgagttctgttatactcacagacaccattcaaacagttttagaaacgttagggtgttttctatccaaatcaaacaattatatgcatattctagttactgggcaggagtagtaaccagattaaattgggtacgttttttatccggccgtgcaaatactgccccctatccccaacaggttaagctcatctggtaggctcgcatcactgggcagctcgcgtctgggtttccctttgtagtccgtaatagttttcaaaccctgccacatccgacaagcgtcagagccggtgtagtagggttcaatcttaatcctgtattgacgctttgcttgtttgatggttcgtctaaagggcatagcgggatttcttataagcgtccggattagtctcccgctccttgaaagcggcagctctagcctttagctcgatgctgatgttgcctttaatccatggcttctggttgggatatgtacgtacagtcactgtgtggacgacatcattgatgcacAGTCTgattccagtctgtgcagcaaaacagtcctgtagcttagcatccgcgtcatctgaccacttccgtattgagcaagtcactggtacttcctgctttagttttagcttgtaagcaggaatcaggaggatagaattatggtcagattttctaaatggagggagagctttgtataaatctctgtgtgtggagtaaaggtggcgtAGGAATTCTTTTCCCCCTGATTGCAcatgacatgctggtaaaaattaggtaaaactgatttaagtttgcctgcattaaagtccctggccactaggagcaccacctctgggtgaatattttcttctttgcttatggccttatagagttggttgagagcggtcttagtgccagcattggtctgtggtggtaaatagatggctacgaataatacagatgagaactctcttggtagataatgtggtctacagcttatcatgaggtactctacctcaggcgagcaatacctcgagacttctttaatattagacatcgctcactagctgttattgacaaaaagacacatatacccctcgtcttaccagaggtagcgtctctgttctgccagtACATGGAAAATCCTGCGAGCTCTATGTTGTCTGCATCTTCGTTCAGACACGTCTTGGTGAAACATaaaatgttacagtttttaatgtcaaGCATGATATCCTTCTCattggactcgttaaaggaaaaagtttattccagtccgtggtgagtaatcgcttttctgatgtccagaagttattttcggtcataagagacggtagcagcaacatgtACACAATAACTTCAAAAATAAGTTACGCaaaaaaatagcacaattggttgggagaatgtaaaacgtcagccatgttcttcggtgCCATCTTTTAATCAGACCCTTCATGTAAATTTAGGTTCGACTAAGATTAAATGAACAGTTTACAACAATATTATGAACTGATGAATACATCATGAATGAATACAGAGTCGCTTAACACTTTGAAACACCACAATAAAATACACTTTCACCTTGCTAAGCTATGGTATCACCTTAAAGTGCACAATTTCCTTCTCGTCTTGCATGGTGTGAGGTGGTGTTTCCTGCAAGCAGCAGATGTAGAAGGCCATGTCGTACCTCCTCTGTTTCCCGTACACACCAGTAGGGGTCAGCCATTTACCCCATTCATGCAGAGCCCAGATGTTAGGTAGACACTCCAGCTCCCTGCACATCCTGATGAAGTTAGAGGGGTTCTCGTTTACCAACACTCTCCATTTAGCCAATTCACTCTTGTCACAGAGATCGGTTATTCTGGTTAATTCAGACGGACTGTATCTGTTGTTCTCGATGCTGTTATTAAGTAAAATACTCTCTTCCTCTTTTGGCACGACTAGAAGTACACCTGACTCCTCAAACGTTTCCCTCACTGCACAGATTCTCAATGCGACGTCTCCTGGAACGGGAGAACCCAGTTTCTTTCTGTCCGTGGAGAAGATAGGAGGTCTCGTCTCTGGAGGCTGTTTCACAAATCCCAGTCCAAAATTCAGTAAGCTCTGAAAAGATTTAAAAAGATCAAGCCATTGACTTGAGAAATCTGACGGATCCACCATACCACCGGGAAAGACATAAGCATTCGGCATGAAACCAGTCGTACCGCTTCGTTTCAACAACAACACTTCATAGTCGAAGGCGAACCTGTCAGGCAAGTTGGGATGTCCACTGATCACAGGTGTAGAGGTGCCTTTATCGACACACCTTGTCAAACTATCTACAGTGAGTTTATGTCTCGTACCAGCAGCTAGTATGACCGTCGCGGCTTCCTTCCAGTGTCTCAGAGCCGTATTCATCCTTTTATTCTCTCATTTCCAATAATGTTATTCTGAAGCAAAAAGTCCACATCAGCAAAATGTCAAACGTTATTGTGTTGATGTGTCGTCATACGAGCAGGAAGGTCAAGGGCGTAGAAGAAGAGCCGTGTTTCCGGTGTGTTGTGTTACTACGCCACCTACTGTTGTGGATGACTGATCTCACCATAGCCTCTATCAACGCAGTTCATGATGGTCATTAAACTGGGGGTGAAGGTTAAAGTTCAGGAAAGTGATTGATGTTTCTGGTTAGTAAACAGATACTGTCAACTTTTTATAACATGACAAAAATGAATTGATTTGTGGGATTGAATTACAATTGAAGGGAAAGCCATTTTATTCACAAACACAACAACTCACTATCTACTTTTCAAGTCCAAG
This window harbors:
- the LOC115202720 gene encoding nucleoside diphosphate-linked moiety X motif 19-like, which codes for MNTALRHWKEAATVILAAGTRHKLTVDSLTRCVDKGTSTPVISGHPNLPDRFAFDYEVLLLKRSGTTGFMPNAYVFPGGMVDPSDFSSQWLDLFKSFQSLLNFGLGFVKQPPETRPPIFSTDRKKLGSPVPGDVALRICAVRETFEESGVLLVVPKEEESILLNNSIENNRYSPSELTRITDLCDKSELAKWRVLVNENPSNFIRMCRELECLPNIWALHEWGKWLTPTGVYGKQRRYDMAFYICCLQETPPHTMQDEKEIVHFKVIP